One Siniperca chuatsi isolate FFG_IHB_CAS linkage group LG8, ASM2008510v1, whole genome shotgun sequence DNA segment encodes these proteins:
- the fgf13a gene encoding fibroblast growth factor 13a isoform X3 encodes MSGKVAKPKEDKDASKEPQLKGIVTKLYSRQGFHLQLQADGTIDGTKEEDNGYTTFNLIPVGLRVVAIQGVQTKLYLAMNCEGYLYTSEHFTPECKFKESVFENYYVTYSSMTYRQQQSGRGWYLGLNKEGEIMKGNHVKKNKPAAHFLPKPLKVAMYREPSLHDLTEFSRSGSGTPTKSRSASAVLNGGKAVSQNEST; translated from the exons AGCCCCAGCTGAAGGGGATTGTGACAAAGCTGTACAGTCGACAAGGTTTCCACCTGCAGCTGCAGGCAGATGGAACCATTGATGGAACGAAGGAGGAGGACAATGGTTACA CCACATTCAACCTTATTCCAGTGGGGCTGCGAGTGGTGGCCATCCAAGGGGTGCAGACCAAACTTTATCTGGCTATGAACTGTGAGGGCTACCTGTACACATCA GAACACTTTACGCCAGAGTGCAAATTCAAGGAGTCGGTGTTCGAGAACTATTATGTGACATACTCCTCCATGACATACCGACAGCAGCAGTCGGGCAGGGGCTGGTACCTCGGTCTGAACAAGGAAGGAGAAATCATGAAGGGGAACCATGTCAAGAAGAACAAGCCAGCAGCCCACTTCCTTCCCAAACCTCTAAAAG TGGCAATGTACAGAGAGCCATCCCTCCATGACTTGACAGAGTTCTCCCGCTCCGGCAGTGGCACACCCACCAAGAGTCGGAGTGCCTCGGCTGTGCTCAACGGAGGAAAAGCCGTGAGCCAGAATGAGTCGACGTAG
- the fgf13a gene encoding fibroblast growth factor 13a isoform X4, producing the protein MTFPLRKSVSEPQLKGIVTKLYSRQGFHLQLQADGTIDGTKEEDNGYTTFNLIPVGLRVVAIQGVQTKLYLAMNCEGYLYTSEHFTPECKFKESVFENYYVTYSSMTYRQQQSGRGWYLGLNKEGEIMKGNHVKKNKPAAHFLPKPLKVAMYREPSLHDLTEFSRSGSGTPTKSRSASAVLNGGKAVSQNEST; encoded by the exons AGCCCCAGCTGAAGGGGATTGTGACAAAGCTGTACAGTCGACAAGGTTTCCACCTGCAGCTGCAGGCAGATGGAACCATTGATGGAACGAAGGAGGAGGACAATGGTTACA CCACATTCAACCTTATTCCAGTGGGGCTGCGAGTGGTGGCCATCCAAGGGGTGCAGACCAAACTTTATCTGGCTATGAACTGTGAGGGCTACCTGTACACATCA GAACACTTTACGCCAGAGTGCAAATTCAAGGAGTCGGTGTTCGAGAACTATTATGTGACATACTCCTCCATGACATACCGACAGCAGCAGTCGGGCAGGGGCTGGTACCTCGGTCTGAACAAGGAAGGAGAAATCATGAAGGGGAACCATGTCAAGAAGAACAAGCCAGCAGCCCACTTCCTTCCCAAACCTCTAAAAG TGGCAATGTACAGAGAGCCATCCCTCCATGACTTGACAGAGTTCTCCCGCTCCGGCAGTGGCACACCCACCAAGAGTCGGAGTGCCTCGGCTGTGCTCAACGGAGGAAAAGCCGTGAGCCAGAATGAGTCGACGTAG